One Paraburkholderia kururiensis DNA window includes the following coding sequences:
- a CDS encoding THUMP domain-containing class I SAM-dependent RNA methyltransferase, which translates to MSFDFFVPCPRGLEAALAAEIAEIGSRHLRAGALQPGSDVPGGVHFRGDWSAGMAVNLHSRIASRVLLKIAQQPYRNEHDIYNFAHEQRWEQWFSANETLRVDITAIKSPLRSLEFATLRVKDAVCDRLREVSGARPSIDTAVPDVRVFAFLTAAECTLYLDTSGEPLFKRGWRLDKGAAPLRENLAAGILRLTGWTPGTPLYDPMCGSGTFLAEAAQIALNIAPGVDRRFGFEKLKQYDITAWQTLKVAAMDARRAARGARANLQIYGSDISGDMLDKARANIERAGLPAMPLKQIDARAMTPPTDTPGILVANPPYGERIEVRGRGPRGEIRDTGRRSERDAYDDEGFRRAQPDAPDSEFFHAIGDALKQRFTGWHAFFLTSDRKLPGQLRLRESAKTPLFNGALECRLFRFDLIAGSVRQRPNAAAPGEDGGEASGG; encoded by the coding sequence ATGTCTTTCGATTTCTTCGTTCCCTGTCCGCGCGGTCTCGAAGCCGCCCTCGCCGCCGAAATTGCCGAGATCGGCTCGCGCCATCTGCGCGCCGGCGCCCTGCAACCGGGCAGCGACGTGCCGGGCGGCGTGCATTTCCGCGGCGACTGGTCGGCCGGCATGGCCGTTAACCTGCACTCGCGCATCGCGAGCCGCGTGCTGCTCAAGATCGCACAGCAGCCGTACCGCAACGAGCACGACATCTACAACTTCGCGCACGAGCAGCGCTGGGAACAGTGGTTTTCGGCCAACGAGACGTTGCGCGTCGACATCACGGCGATCAAGTCGCCGCTGCGCAGCCTGGAATTCGCGACGCTGCGCGTGAAGGACGCGGTCTGCGACCGCCTGCGCGAAGTGAGCGGCGCGCGCCCGAGCATCGATACCGCCGTGCCCGACGTGCGCGTCTTCGCATTCCTCACGGCCGCCGAGTGCACGCTGTATCTCGATACCTCGGGCGAGCCGCTCTTCAAGCGCGGCTGGCGGCTCGACAAGGGCGCGGCGCCGCTGCGCGAAAACCTGGCCGCGGGCATCCTGCGCCTCACCGGCTGGACGCCGGGCACGCCGCTCTACGACCCGATGTGCGGCAGCGGCACGTTCCTCGCCGAGGCGGCACAGATCGCGCTCAACATCGCGCCCGGCGTGGACCGCCGTTTCGGTTTCGAAAAGCTCAAGCAGTACGACATCACGGCATGGCAGACGCTGAAGGTCGCGGCCATGGACGCGAGGCGCGCCGCCCGCGGCGCCCGCGCGAATCTGCAGATCTACGGCAGCGACATTTCGGGCGACATGCTGGACAAGGCGCGGGCGAACATCGAGCGCGCGGGTCTGCCGGCGATGCCGCTCAAGCAGATCGATGCGCGCGCCATGACGCCGCCCACCGACACGCCCGGCATCCTCGTGGCGAACCCGCCCTATGGCGAGCGGATCGAAGTGAGGGGCCGCGGCCCGCGCGGCGAGATTCGCGACACCGGCCGCCGGTCCGAGCGTGATGCCTACGACGACGAAGGCTTTCGCCGCGCCCAGCCCGATGCGCCGGACAGCGAGTTCTTCCACGCTATCGGCGACGCGCTCAAGCAGCGCTTCACGGGCTGGCACGCGTTCTTCCTCACGTCGGACCGCAAGCTTCCCGGTCAGCTGCGGCTGCGCGAATCGGCCAAGACGCCGCTCTTCAACGGCGCGCTCGAATGCCGGCTGTTCCGCTTCGACCTGATCGCGGGCAGCGTGCGGCAACGGCCGAACGCCGCCGCGCCGGGCGAAGACGGCGGAGAAGCCAGCGGGGGTTGA
- a CDS encoding ArsR/SmtB family transcription factor: protein MDAVFKALADPTRRQLLDLLHARNGQTLGELCEGLAMTRQAVSKHLALLEEANLVATAWRGREKLHYLNPVPIHEIAERWIGKFERDRLRALHDLKRGLEARADAGDEGEREG, encoded by the coding sequence ATGGACGCCGTATTCAAGGCGCTGGCAGACCCGACGCGCCGTCAGCTGCTCGACCTGCTGCACGCGCGCAATGGACAAACGCTGGGCGAACTCTGCGAGGGCCTCGCGATGACGCGCCAGGCCGTGAGCAAGCACCTGGCGCTACTGGAAGAAGCGAATCTGGTGGCGACCGCCTGGCGCGGTCGCGAAAAGCTGCATTACCTGAATCCGGTGCCGATCCACGAGATTGCGGAGCGCTGGATCGGCAAGTTCGAACGCGACCGGCTGCGCGCGCTGCACGACCTCAAGCGTGGGCTCGAGGCGCGCGCCGACGCGGGGGATGAGGGCGAACGGGAAGGGTGA
- a CDS encoding VOC family protein: protein MSADQSRVIAWFDIPAVDFDRATRFYEAALDVELRREVVSGIPMAIFGRGEADTGGCIVFNPQQQKPDNDGVLVYLNAKPTVTAALERVERAGGKKQGPAIELPNNYGYIGYFIDTEGNRVGLHSLKLA, encoded by the coding sequence ATGTCAGCAGATCAATCGCGCGTCATCGCCTGGTTCGACATTCCGGCCGTGGACTTCGACCGCGCCACCCGTTTCTACGAAGCCGCGCTCGACGTCGAACTGCGGCGCGAAGTGGTGAGCGGCATTCCGATGGCCATCTTCGGCCGCGGCGAAGCCGACACCGGCGGCTGCATCGTGTTCAACCCGCAGCAGCAGAAACCCGACAACGACGGCGTGCTGGTCTACCTCAACGCAAAGCCCACGGTGACGGCGGCGCTCGAGCGCGTGGAGCGTGCGGGCGGCAAGAAGCAGGGGCCGGCTATCGAGCTGCCGAACAACTACGGCTACATCGGCTACTTCATCGATACCGAAGGCAACCGCGTCGGACTGCATTCGCTCAAGCTGGCTTAA
- a CDS encoding helix-turn-helix transcriptional regulator: protein MTRRADRLFQIAELLRGRRLTTAQQLAEWLNVSARTVYRDVRDLQLSGVPIEGEAGIGYRLSRAASLPPLMFTADELAALATGARMLETWGGAGLAGGARSALAKIASAMPADKRAALERLAVFVPSFHIDGEFSKKVDTLHRAVDTRLVVSFGYEDRLGAQTERRVWPLGLVYWGGRWTVGAWCELREDFRNFDIARMKGVAVHEHFPDMSGRRLADYLRVVNAPSR, encoded by the coding sequence ATGACCCGTCGCGCCGACCGCCTGTTCCAGATCGCCGAGCTGCTGCGCGGCCGGCGGCTCACGACTGCGCAGCAGCTGGCCGAATGGCTCAACGTGTCGGCGCGCACCGTGTATCGCGACGTGCGCGACCTGCAGCTTTCGGGCGTGCCGATCGAAGGCGAAGCGGGCATCGGCTACCGGCTCTCGCGAGCGGCGAGCCTGCCGCCACTCATGTTCACCGCCGACGAACTCGCGGCGCTCGCCACCGGCGCGCGGATGCTCGAAACGTGGGGCGGCGCGGGCCTCGCGGGCGGTGCCCGCAGCGCGCTCGCGAAAATCGCCTCGGCCATGCCGGCCGACAAGCGCGCAGCGCTCGAACGGCTCGCCGTGTTCGTGCCGTCGTTTCATATCGACGGCGAGTTTTCGAAGAAGGTGGACACGCTGCATCGCGCCGTGGATACGCGGCTCGTGGTGAGCTTCGGCTACGAGGACCGGCTGGGCGCACAGACCGAGCGGCGCGTGTGGCCGCTCGGTCTCGTCTACTGGGGCGGGCGCTGGACGGTGGGCGCCTGGTGCGAATTGCGCGAGGACTTCCGCAACTTCGACATCGCGCGCATGAAGGGCGTGGCCGTGCACGAGCACTTTCCCGACATGAGCGGCCGGCGCCTCGCGGACTATCTGCGCGTGGTGAACGCGCCGTCGCGGTGA
- a CDS encoding NAD(P)(+) transhydrogenase (Re/Si-specific) subunit beta produces MSMNVVTLLYLLASVCFIQALKGLSNPKSARAGNLFGMVGMAIAILTTIALIVKQAGYLGSNLGLGLGLLFGALVVGGAIGAYVAARVEMTKMPELVAAMHSLIGLAAVCIAYAVVAEPAAFGLGAEDAPYAGFLPYGNRIELFIGTFVGAITFSGSVIAFGKLSGKYKFRLFQGAPVVYAGQHLLNLMLAIAMVGFGVIFFLTQSWLPFIIMTVIAFALGVLIIIPIGGADMPVVVSMLNSYSGWAAAGIGFSLNNAMLIIAGSLVGSSGAILSYIMCHAMNRSFFNVLLGGFGAEPGAAAAGGAQEQRPVKSGSAEDASFMLGNAETVVIVPGYGLAVARAQHALKELTDKLIEKGIDVRYAIHPVAGRMPGHMNVLLAEAEVPYDLVFEMDDINNQFGQTDVVLVLGANDVVNPAAKNDPKSPIAGMPIIEAYKARTVIVNKRSMAAGYAGLDNELFYMDKTMMVFGDAKKVIEDMVKSVE; encoded by the coding sequence GTGAGCATGAACGTGGTGACGCTGCTCTACCTGCTGGCCTCGGTGTGCTTCATCCAGGCGCTCAAGGGGCTGTCCAATCCGAAGAGCGCGCGGGCCGGCAACCTGTTCGGCATGGTGGGCATGGCCATCGCCATCCTCACCACCATCGCGCTGATCGTGAAGCAGGCCGGCTACCTGGGTTCGAACCTCGGTCTCGGCCTTGGGCTGTTGTTCGGTGCGCTCGTGGTGGGCGGTGCGATTGGCGCCTATGTGGCCGCGCGCGTCGAAATGACGAAGATGCCCGAACTCGTGGCGGCCATGCACTCGCTGATCGGTCTCGCTGCCGTGTGCATCGCATATGCGGTCGTGGCGGAACCGGCCGCCTTCGGTCTGGGCGCCGAGGACGCGCCGTATGCGGGCTTCCTGCCCTACGGCAACCGCATCGAACTCTTCATTGGCACGTTCGTGGGGGCGATCACGTTCTCAGGTTCGGTGATCGCGTTCGGCAAGCTCTCGGGCAAGTACAAGTTCCGGCTCTTCCAGGGCGCGCCGGTCGTGTATGCGGGCCAGCATCTGCTGAACCTCATGCTCGCCATCGCGATGGTCGGCTTCGGCGTGATCTTCTTTCTCACGCAATCGTGGCTGCCGTTCATCATCATGACGGTGATCGCATTCGCGCTCGGCGTGCTCATCATCATCCCGATCGGCGGGGCGGACATGCCCGTCGTGGTGTCGATGCTCAACTCGTACTCGGGCTGGGCCGCGGCGGGCATCGGCTTCTCGCTCAACAACGCGATGCTGATCATTGCGGGGTCGCTGGTGGGGTCGTCGGGCGCGATTCTCTCGTACATCATGTGCCATGCGATGAACCGCTCGTTCTTCAACGTGCTGCTGGGCGGCTTCGGCGCGGAGCCGGGCGCGGCTGCGGCGGGCGGCGCGCAGGAACAGCGGCCGGTGAAGTCGGGTTCGGCCGAAGACGCGTCGTTCATGCTCGGCAACGCGGAAACGGTGGTGATCGTGCCGGGCTACGGGCTCGCGGTCGCCCGCGCGCAGCACGCGTTGAAGGAGCTCACCGACAAGCTCATCGAAAAGGGCATCGACGTGCGCTACGCCATTCACCCCGTGGCGGGCCGCATGCCGGGGCACATGAACGTGCTGCTCGCCGAAGCCGAGGTGCCCTACGACCTCGTCTTCGAGATGGACGACATCAACAACCAGTTCGGCCAGACCGACGTGGTGCTGGTGCTCGGCGCGAACGACGTGGTGAACCCCGCGGCGAAGAACGATCCGAAGTCGCCGATTGCGGGCATGCCGATCATCGAGGCGTACAAGGCGCGCACGGTCATCGTCAACAAGCGGTCGATGGCGGCGGGCTACGCCGGTCTCGACAACGAGCTGTTCTATATGGACAAGACGATGATGGTATTCGGCGACGCGAAGAAGGTGATCGAGGACATGGTGAAGTCGGTGGAGTAG
- a CDS encoding NAD(P) transhydrogenase subunit alpha gives MEVINHTVINLIIFVLAVYVGYHVVWNVTPALHTPLMAVTNAISAIVIVGAMLATALTVGGAGKFFGTLAVLLAAVNVFGGFLVTRRMLEMFRKKEPRKQGGATGKEGA, from the coding sequence ATGGAAGTCATCAACCATACGGTCATCAATCTCATCATCTTCGTGCTGGCGGTCTACGTGGGCTATCACGTGGTGTGGAACGTCACGCCCGCGCTGCACACGCCGCTCATGGCAGTCACCAACGCGATCTCGGCCATCGTGATCGTGGGCGCCATGCTCGCCACGGCGCTCACGGTGGGCGGCGCCGGCAAGTTCTTCGGCACGCTTGCCGTGTTGCTCGCGGCCGTGAACGTGTTCGGCGGCTTTCTGGTGACAAGGCGAATGCTGGAGATGTTCCGGAAGAAAGAACCCAGGAAGCAGGGCGGCGCCACCGGCAAGGAGGGCGCATGA